Genomic segment of Streptomyces alboniger:
GGCGTCGCCTACTTCGAGAACGGCCGTACCCCGCCCACCACGGCCCGGTACGACAGCGGCACCGCCGGCCACATCAGGGAGTACCAGGGCGCCGTCGGCCTCCCGAGGACGGGCGTCGCGGACAGCGCCACCCTGCGCGCGATGGTCGGCGGCAGTGTGAAGAACCCCGGCGTGGTGGGACGGTGAGCGAGATGTGGACGGCGCTGGAACCCGACGCCACCAGCGTGGAGCCCGGCTCCACCGCGAGCGTGCGGCTGCGCGTGCGCAACACGGGCGACACCGTTGAGGAGTACCGCCTCCAGGTGGTCGGTGACGCGGCGGGCTGGGCCCGCGTCCAGCCCGACGTGCTGCGCCTGTACCCGGGTGCCGAGGCCACCGCCGAGGTCGAGCTGGCGCCGCCGCGGACCCCGGACGCGCAGGCGGGCCCGACGCCGTTCGGCGTCCGGGTACGGCCACGCGAGGCGCCGCACACCGGGGACGTCGTCGAGGGCCAGGTCACCGTGGGCCCGTTCACCGAACTCCGCACGGAATTAGTGCCGTTAGTCGTACGCGGCCGACTGCGCGCCAAGGCGTCGGTGGCCGTCGACAACCTCGGCAACCAGCAGCTGACCGCCTCCTTCTCCGGCCGGGAGAACGGCGAGGAACTGCAGGTCGAGGCCGAGCCCGGCTCGGTCCAGGTCGCCCCGGGGCGCGCCGGGTTCGCCCGGCTGAACCTGAAGCCCGGCGCGGTGAGCTGGGTCGGCGGCACCCAGAAGCATCCGTTCACGGTCTCCGTGCTCCGGGCCGGGGTGCCCGATCCGGTGGAGCTGCGCGGCACCTACGTACAGCCGTCGGTGTTCCCGCGCTGGGTGATGGCGGTCTTCTCGGTCCTGGTCGCGCTGGGTGTGGCGGGCGCCGTGATGTGGTTCCAGCACAAGCCGGGCCTGGCCAGCCAAGCCCGGGAGAAGCCCGGCAAGCAGCAGCGACTCCCGCAGGGCGACGGCATGAAGCCGGCGCCGAGCCCCAAGCCCAGCGCCTCCGAGGAGGAGAAGAAGGCGGAGGAGCCCGCGCCGCCGGACGAGGACAAGGACGAGGCGCCGAAGTCCAGGCCGGGCGGCGGCGAGAAGAAGAAGGACGAGCCCGAGGGCCCCACGACGCACACGATTCGCAGTGCCGAGGGCAGCGGCTGGTACCTGGAGGTCAAGCAGGGGGAGGAGGCCGACGGTACGTACGTCGGCCAGAACCCTTCCCTCACGGACGAGTTCGGCGAGAACCAGGACTGGATCCTGCACCACTACCCCGAGTCCGACACGTACGCCCTGGAACCCGCGAGCGCCCCGGGCGCCGTCCTGGACCAGAAGGTCAACACCAACATCGCCCAGATCTTCCACGCGCCCCCGGAGAACATCGAGTCCGGCCGACTGCCGGACAACCAGAAGTGGAAGCTGGAGAAGCGCGGCGACGGGCTGACGCGGATCGTGGCCGTCGGGTCCGGAGAGTGCCTCGTCGACATGCAGAACGACACGAGCGCGGTCACGTGGAAGTGCGACGACCGCAAGAGCATGGGCTGGACGATCTCCGACTGGCCGGAATAAGCCCTGGAACAAACCCTGGAACAAACCCCGGAGCGGCCTCGGAAGAGGCCCCGGAACAGAACGTGGTGCGGTGGCGTGTCTCCCCCGACGCGCCACCGCACCACCTCACTGCCAGGGCAGTGAGGTGCCCGGCTCAAGCCGGCCCATCTTGCGGTACTCGCGGCGCGCCCCGGCCCGTACGTCCGCGCCCGAGACCGGGCCGCCGCGCCCCGCCGCCAGATAGGCGGCGGTCACCGCGGCCGACCGGATGCCGCCGCCCGCCAGCTCGAACTCCTTGGCGCACAGAGTGAGGTCGTCATCCAGGTCGGGTGCGCAGGGCGTACCGGCCAGGCAGGCCCGCCACAGCGCGACACGCTGCTCGACGTCGGGGAACGGGAAGTCGACCACGAGGTCCAGACGCCGCGTGAACGCGTCGTCGATGTTCGCGCGCAGATTGGTGGTGAGCACGGCGATCCCGTCGAACGCCTCCAGGCGCTGGAGCAGATAGGCGCTCTCCAGGTTGGCGTACCGGTCGTGTGAGCTCTTGACCTCCGAGCGCTTGCCGAAGACGGCGTCGGCCTCGTCGAAGAGCAGCACGGAGTCCGTGCGGTCCGCCTCGACGAAGATCTTCTCCAGGTTCTTCTCGGTCTCGCCGATGTACTTGTCGACCACCGCGGAGAGGTCCACGACGTAGAGGTCCAGGCCCAGTTCACCGGCCACCACCTCGGCCGACAGCGTCTTGCCGGTGCCGGAGTCCCCGGCGAACAGGGCGATCACCCCGCGCCCGCGCCCGCCCCCGGTCCGCAGCCGCCACTCGCCGAGCACCTTGTCGCGGTGCCGGGCCCGTTGCGTCAACTCGCGGAGCATGCCGAGTGGTTCTTCGGGAAGTACGAGGTCCTCGAAGCCGACCTCGGGCCTGATCCGCCGGGCGTGCTTGTCCAGGAGCGGCGCGGATTGCCGGCGTGCGCTGCCCTGGACGTGTGCGGCGGTCGGCGCGGTGCCGTCGAACGCGGCCAGGGCGGCGGTGGCCCGTGCGGCCCGGCGGATCTGCGCGGGACCGAGCCGGTAGGGGGCGACTGCCTCG
This window contains:
- a CDS encoding RICIN domain-containing protein yields the protein MSEMWTALEPDATSVEPGSTASVRLRVRNTGDTVEEYRLQVVGDAAGWARVQPDVLRLYPGAEATAEVELAPPRTPDAQAGPTPFGVRVRPREAPHTGDVVEGQVTVGPFTELRTELVPLVVRGRLRAKASVAVDNLGNQQLTASFSGRENGEELQVEAEPGSVQVAPGRAGFARLNLKPGAVSWVGGTQKHPFTVSVLRAGVPDPVELRGTYVQPSVFPRWVMAVFSVLVALGVAGAVMWFQHKPGLASQAREKPGKQQRLPQGDGMKPAPSPKPSASEEEKKAEEPAPPDEDKDEAPKSRPGGGEKKKDEPEGPTTHTIRSAEGSGWYLEVKQGEEADGTYVGQNPSLTDEFGENQDWILHHYPESDTYALEPASAPGAVLDQKVNTNIAQIFHAPPENIESGRLPDNQKWKLEKRGDGLTRIVAVGSGECLVDMQNDTSAVTWKCDDRKSMGWTISDWPE